In Lacerta agilis isolate rLacAgi1 chromosome 8, rLacAgi1.pri, whole genome shotgun sequence, one genomic interval encodes:
- the NIP7 gene encoding 60S ribosome subunit biogenesis protein NIP7 homolog isoform X2 yields MRPLTEEETRALFEKLSKYERILKLATNIPRENLVSLGTCFGKFTKSQKFRLHITALDYLAPYAKYKVWVKPGAEQSFLYGNHILKSGLGRITESTAQYQGVVVYSMADVPLGFGVAAKSTQECRKVDPMAIVVFHQADIGEYIRHEETLT; encoded by the exons ATGCGGCCCCTCACGGAGGAAGAAACGCGCGCGCTCTTCGAGAAGCTCTCCAAATA TGAGAGGATTCTGAAGCTTGCTACAAACATCCCCCGAGAGAATCTGGTATCTCTCGGCACCTGCTTTGGAAAGTTCACCAAGAGCCAGAAGTTCCGACTCCACATCACTGCCCTGGATTATCTTGCTCCCTATGCCAAG TACAAAGTGTGGGTGAAGCCTGGGGCAGAGCAGTCCTTCCTTTATGGGAACCACATACTGAAGTCTGGCTTGGGGCGCATCACAGAGAGCACTGCCCAGTACCAGGGTGTGGTGGTATATTCCATGGCTGACGTCCCCCTG GGCTTTGGAGTGGCAGCCAAGTCCACCCAGGAGTGCCGGAAAGTGGACCCCATGGCGATCGTGGTTTTTCACCAAGCTGATATTGGAGAATACATACGGCATGAAGAGACGCTGACATAA
- the TMED6 gene encoding transmembrane emp24 domain-containing protein 6 isoform X1 — MRVELMITSCQHAGFQLWHLPPAKLSYLPCGKMLAVLPVAAMVGLLVGGLELAQARKSEPLSGSSDQPLFRGADQYNFGIVIPAGSIECFWQFAHQSGFFYLSYQVQWSSGLGHDQHILATANDPNGLHLGTSQDTRGQINFQTKETGFYQLCLSNRYNHFGSVQVYLNFGVFYEGFDLQTPHEAERKRLNDTLDAIEESTKKLLNGIFQMWRYYSFSRMKSTSDYFLVQSNYNYVNWWSAAQSLAIVLSGVLQLYFLKRLFTTQPTTATNKPRC; from the exons ATGAGGGTGGAGTTAATGATTACCAGCTGCCAGCATGCTGGATTCCAGCTCTGGCATTTGCCTCCAGCCAAGCTCAGCTACCTTCCCTGTGGCAAGATGCTTGCAGTGTTACCTGTGGCTGCAATGGTGGGCTTGTTGGTGGGGGGGCTGGAACTTGCCCAAGCCCGCAAGTCTGAACCTCTAAGTGGTTCCAGCGACCAGCCTCTCTTCCGTGGGGCGGACCAGTACAACTTTGGCATTGTCATCCCTGCAGGCAGCATAGAGTGCTTCTGGCAATTTGCCCATCAGAGCGGCTTTTTCTACTTGAGCTATCAG GTGCAGTGGTCTTCAGGTCTTGGACATGACCAACACATCCTGGCAACCGCAAATGACCCCAATGGGCTCCACCTTGGCACCTCCCAGGATACACGGGGACAGATCAACTTCCAAACCAAGGAAACAG GCTTCTATCAACTCTGTCTGAGCAATCGGTACAACCACTTTGGCTCCGTGCAGGTCTACCTCAACTTTGGGGTCTTCTATGAGGGCTTTGATCTACAAACTCCACATGAAGCTGAGAGGAAAAGACTTAACGACACACTGGATGCAATTGAG GAGAGCACCAAAAAACTGCTGAACGGCATCTTCCAAATGTGGCGCTACTACAGTTTTAGTCGGATGAAGAGCACCTCAGACTACTTCCTTGTGCAGTCCAATTACAACTACGTGAACTGGTGGTCAGCGGCCCAGAGCTTAGCCATTGTTCTCTCTGGTGTCCTGCAACTCTACTTCCTCAAGCGCCTCTTCACCACACAGCCCACCACAGCCACCAACAAGCCACGGTGCTGA
- the NIP7 gene encoding 60S ribosome subunit biogenesis protein NIP7 homolog isoform X1, producing the protein MRPLTEEETRALFEKLSKYIGENIQLLVDRPDGAYCFRLHKDRVYYLSERILKLATNIPRENLVSLGTCFGKFTKSQKFRLHITALDYLAPYAKYKVWVKPGAEQSFLYGNHILKSGLGRITESTAQYQGVVVYSMADVPLGFGVAAKSTQECRKVDPMAIVVFHQADIGEYIRHEETLT; encoded by the exons ATGCGGCCCCTCACGGAGGAAGAAACGCGCGCGCTCTTCGAGAAGCTCTCCAAATA TATCGGTGAGAACATCCAGCTCCTGGTTGACCGGCCAGATGGTGCCTACTGCTTCCGCCTGCACAAGGACCGTGTCTATTACCTCAG TGAGAGGATTCTGAAGCTTGCTACAAACATCCCCCGAGAGAATCTGGTATCTCTCGGCACCTGCTTTGGAAAGTTCACCAAGAGCCAGAAGTTCCGACTCCACATCACTGCCCTGGATTATCTTGCTCCCTATGCCAAG TACAAAGTGTGGGTGAAGCCTGGGGCAGAGCAGTCCTTCCTTTATGGGAACCACATACTGAAGTCTGGCTTGGGGCGCATCACAGAGAGCACTGCCCAGTACCAGGGTGTGGTGGTATATTCCATGGCTGACGTCCCCCTG GGCTTTGGAGTGGCAGCCAAGTCCACCCAGGAGTGCCGGAAAGTGGACCCCATGGCGATCGTGGTTTTTCACCAAGCTGATATTGGAGAATACATACGGCATGAAGAGACGCTGACATAA
- the COG8 gene encoding conserved oligomeric Golgi complex subunit 8 produces the protein MAAPEPSADLEEASLLAWLFRRAASPLPPPLAAGDAELATYLAALAGLGLEALRREPSRLAEERAQLGAQTRALAFAHYKTFIRSAECTAETRRGFGGIEQGLDRLLGRLPPFAEACRNFMHEAEQIAQNRRMNSLTLNLHTEILEVLEIPQLMDTCVRNSYYEEALELVSYVRRLEKKHATIPVIQGIVAEVRQSTQLMLTQLIQQLRTNIQLPACLRIIGYLRCMDVFTEAELRITFLQARDIWLRSILAAVPGDDPYVHITKTIEACRVHLFDIVTQYRAIFADEEPLVPPPGQDTLNESAIFHGWVLQKVSQFLLVLERDLQRGVGSRLDSLLGQCMYFGLSFSRVGADFRGLLIPIFQRVTLVTFKRAMQEAVNKFQEEMNSYTLISVPAALGSSSSSIPVAVAPSAQPGTLQPPMVLLDFPPLACFLNNILVAFNDLRLCCPVALAPDVAATLEDALGQVTKVILVFHRAEAVAFSSREQELFIHFCMAFLEDLVPYLNRCLQLLFPPAQIAQTLGVPPTQLHKYGSLGCVDEQLIQELLASVLPEKETVYPLSEEKRLTEESLAPPPLDLELPDARQEADSSAPVPVVEAEESSAASGDALLLSAPLE, from the exons ATGGCGGCCCCGGAGCCTTCGGCTGACCTAGAGGAGGCGAGCCTGCTGGCATGGCTGTTCCGCAGGGCGGCCTCGCCGCTCCCTCCGCCCCTGGCGGCAGGGGACGCGGAGCTGGCGACCTACCTGGCGGCCCTGGCGGGGCTGGGCCTGGAGGCCTTGCGGAGGGAACCCAGCCGGTTGGCGGAGGAGCGAGCGCAGCTCGGGGCGCAGACGCGGGCCTTGGCCTTCGCCCACTACAAGACTTTCATCCGCTCCGCCGAATGCACCGCTGAGACGCGTCGCGGCTTCGGCGGCATCGAGCAGGGCCTTGACCGCCTCTTGGGCCGCCTCCCACCCTTCGCCGAGGCCTGCCG GAACTTCATGCATGAGGCTGAACAGATCGCCCAGAACCGCCGTATGAACAGCCTGACCCTGAACCTCCACACAGAGATCCTAGAAGTGCTGGAGATCCCCCAGCTGATGGACACCTGCGTCCGCAACAGTTACTATGAGGAGGCCCTGGAGCTGGTGTCCTACGTCCGTCGACTGGAAAAGAAGCATGCCACCATCCCTGTCATCCAG ggCATAGTGGCAGAGGTGCGTCAATCCACACAGCTCATGCTTACGCAGCTGATCCAGCAGCTTCGCACCAACATTCAGCTGCCAGCCTGTTTGCGCATCATTGGCTACCTTCGCTGCATGGATGTCTTCACTGAGGCTGAGCTACGAATTACTTTCCTGCAGGCACGGGACATCTGGTTACGTTCTATCCTTGCTGCTGTTCCTGGTGACGACCCCTATGTGCATATTACCAAGACCATTGAGGCCTGCCGCGTGCACCTCTTTGACATTGTCACGCAGTACCGTGCCATTTTTGCTGATGAGGAGCCGTTGGTGCCTCCCCCTGGGCAGGACACCCTCAATGAAAGTGCCATCTTCCATGGGTGGGTCCTGCAGAAGGTCTCCCAGTTCCTGCTGGTGCTTGAGCGTGACTTGCAGCGTGGTGTGGGCAGCCGCCTGGACTCCCTGCTGGGCCAGTGCATGTACTTTGGCCTCTCCTTCAGCCGTGTTGGAGCGGACTTCCGGGGCCTGCTCATCCCCATATTTCAGCGGGTGACACTAGTCACCTTCAAGAGAGCCATGCAGGAAGCTGTGAACAAATTCCAGGAGGAGATGAACTCCTACACGCTAATCTCTGTGCCggctgccttgggcagcagcagcagcagcatccctgtgGCAGTGGCTCCTTCTGCCCAGCCAGGCACCCTGCAGCCCCCCATGGTGCTGCTAGATTTCCCACCACTCGCTTGCTTCCTCAACAACATCCTGGTAGCCTTCAACGACCTGCGCCTCTGCTGCCCTGTGGCTCTTGCCCCAGACGTGGCGGCTACCCTGGAGGATGCACTTGGCCAG gTGACAAAGGTCATTTTGGTTTTCCACCGGGCAGAGGCTGTGGCCTTCAGCAGCCGAGAGCAAGAGCTGTTCATTCACTTCTGCATGGCATTTCTGGAAGACTTGGTGCCCTACCTCAACCGCTGCCTGCAGCTCCTCTTCCCCCCAGCACAAATTGCACAGACTTTGG GTGTTCCTCCAACACAGCTGCACAAATATGGCAGTCTTGGTTGTGTGGATGAGCAGCTGATTCAGGAGCTGCTGGCCTCAGTCCTGCCGGAAAAAGAGACTGTCTATCCcttgtctgaagagaaaaggctGACTGAAGAAAGCCTAGCACCTCCTCCATTGGACTTGGAACTCCCTGATGCCAGGCAGGAAGCAGATTCCAGTGCCCCAGTCCCTGTTGTGGAAGCAGAAGAGAGCAGTGCAGCTTCTGGTGATGCCTTGCTGCTGAGTGCTCCTCTAGAATAG
- the TMED6 gene encoding transmembrane emp24 domain-containing protein 6 isoform X2, translating into MRVELMITSCQHAGFQLWHLPPAKLSYLPCGKMLAVLPVAAMVGLLVGGLELAQARKSEPLSGSSDQPLFRGADQYNFGIVIPAGSIECFWQFAHQSGFFYLSYQWSSGLGHDQHILATANDPNGLHLGTSQDTRGQINFQTKETGFYQLCLSNRYNHFGSVQVYLNFGVFYEGFDLQTPHEAERKRLNDTLDAIEESTKKLLNGIFQMWRYYSFSRMKSTSDYFLVQSNYNYVNWWSAAQSLAIVLSGVLQLYFLKRLFTTQPTTATNKPRC; encoded by the exons ATGAGGGTGGAGTTAATGATTACCAGCTGCCAGCATGCTGGATTCCAGCTCTGGCATTTGCCTCCAGCCAAGCTCAGCTACCTTCCCTGTGGCAAGATGCTTGCAGTGTTACCTGTGGCTGCAATGGTGGGCTTGTTGGTGGGGGGGCTGGAACTTGCCCAAGCCCGCAAGTCTGAACCTCTAAGTGGTTCCAGCGACCAGCCTCTCTTCCGTGGGGCGGACCAGTACAACTTTGGCATTGTCATCCCTGCAGGCAGCATAGAGTGCTTCTGGCAATTTGCCCATCAGAGCGGCTTTTTCTACTTGAGCTATCAG TGGTCTTCAGGTCTTGGACATGACCAACACATCCTGGCAACCGCAAATGACCCCAATGGGCTCCACCTTGGCACCTCCCAGGATACACGGGGACAGATCAACTTCCAAACCAAGGAAACAG GCTTCTATCAACTCTGTCTGAGCAATCGGTACAACCACTTTGGCTCCGTGCAGGTCTACCTCAACTTTGGGGTCTTCTATGAGGGCTTTGATCTACAAACTCCACATGAAGCTGAGAGGAAAAGACTTAACGACACACTGGATGCAATTGAG GAGAGCACCAAAAAACTGCTGAACGGCATCTTCCAAATGTGGCGCTACTACAGTTTTAGTCGGATGAAGAGCACCTCAGACTACTTCCTTGTGCAGTCCAATTACAACTACGTGAACTGGTGGTCAGCGGCCCAGAGCTTAGCCATTGTTCTCTCTGGTGTCCTGCAACTCTACTTCCTCAAGCGCCTCTTCACCACACAGCCCACCACAGCCACCAACAAGCCACGGTGCTGA
- the VPS4A gene encoding vacuolar protein sorting-associated protein 4A produces the protein MTTSALQKAIDLVTKATEEDKAKNYEEALRLYQHAVEYFLHAIKYDAHSDKAKESIRAKCAQYLDRAEKLKDYLRNKDKQSKKPVKEAQNDSKGSDSDSEGDNPEKKKLQEQLMGAIVMEKPNVRWNDVAGLEGAKEALKEAVILPIKFPHLFTGKRTPWRGILLFGPPGTGKSYLAKAVATEAGNSTFFSISSSDLMSKWLGESEKLVKNLFELARQHKPSIIFIDEVDSLCGSRNENESEAARRIKTEFLVQMQGVGTDNDGTLVLGATNIPWVLDAAIRRRFEKRIYIPLPEEPARAQMFKLHLGNTPHSLTEANIHELARKTDGYSGADISIIVRDALMQPVRKVQSATHFKKVHGPSRTNPGTVVDDLLTPCSPGDPGAIEMTWMEVPGDKLLEPIVCMSDMLRSLATTRPTVNTEDLLKVKKFTEDFGQEG, from the exons ATGACAACGTCCGCCCTGCAG AAAGCCATTGATTTGGTCACAAAAGCCACCGAGGAAGATAAAGCAAAGAACTATGAAGAGGCTCTGCGGCTCTACCAGCATGCGGTGGAGTACTTCCTTCATGCCATCAAGT ATGATGCTCACAGTGACAAGGCCAAGGAAAGCATCCGGGCAAAGTGTGCACAGTACCTGGACCGGGCTGAGAAGCTGAAGGATTATCTGCGGAACAAGGACAAGCAGAGCAAAAAGCCTGTCAAAGAAGCCCAGAATGACAGCAAGGG GAGTGACAGTGACAGTGAAGGCGACAATCCTGAGAAGAAGAAGTTGCAAGAGCAGCTGATGG GTGCCATTGTGATGGAGAAGCCCAACGTGCGGTGGAATGATGTGGCTGGGCTGGAAGGAGCTAAAGAGGCCCTCAAGGAAGCGGTCATCTTGCCCATCAAATTCCCTCACTTATTCACAG GTAAGCGCACTCCGTGGCGAGGGATCCTCCTCTTTGGCCCTCCTGGTACTGGGAAGTCTTACCTGGCCAAGGCTGTAGCAACTGAAGCGGGCAACTCCACcttcttctccatctcctcttcAGACTTGATGTCCAAGTGGCTAGGGGAGAGTGAAAA GTTGGTGAAGAACCTCTTTGAGCTGGCCAGGCAGCATAAGCCTTCTATCATCTTCATTGACGAAGTGGACTCTTTGTGCGGCTCTCGCAATGAGAATGAGAGTGAGGCAGCCCGCAGGATCAAGACTGAGTTCCTGGTACAAATGCAAG GCGTCGGCACTGACAATGATGGCACGTTGGTCTTGGGTGCTACCAACATCCCCTGGGTGCTGGATGCTGCTATTCGGCGAAG GTTTGAGAAACGTATTTACATCCCGCTTCCCGAGGAGCCGGCCAGGGCTCAGATGTTTAAACTGCACCTTGGCAACACGCCGCACAGCCTGACAGAAGCCAACATCCACGAATTAGCCCGGAAGACTGACGGCTATTCAGGGGCTGACATCAGCATCATTGTACGTGATGCCCTCATGCAGCCTGTCCGCAAGGTGCAGTCGGCCACACACTTCAAAAAG GTCCATGGACCATCCCGCACCAATCCTGGCACGGTGGTAGATGATCTGTTAACCCCTTGTTCCCCGGGAGATCCTGGTGCTATTGAAATGACATGGATGGAGGTACCTGGGGACAAGCTTCTGGAGCCTATAGTCTGCATG TCGGATATGCTGCGTTCACTGGCCACCACCCGCCCCACCGTGAATACAGAGGATCTGCTAAAGGTGAAGAAGTTCACTGAAGACTTTGGCCAGGAGGGCTAA
- the PDF gene encoding peptide deformylase, mitochondrial: MAVCRLRPGLAWMLDSLRWNRAFLAPLPCKSCSRTCSSPAEKQRTYWQYLRRKVLKPPTPPYSHVCQVGDPILRSLAAPVEPSQIASGEVQTLIRTLVRVMRKEQCVGLSAPQVGVPLQIFVAEFPERLYHEHTPSMRQACQMAPFPLRVVVNPSMRVLDSQLVSFPEGCQSISGFSACVARYQAVAVSGLNEVGEQFSWPASGWAARIIQHEMDHLQGVLYIDKMVSRTFVNLQWEQLNE, encoded by the exons ATGGCAGTTTGTAGGCTAAGGCCTGGTTTGGCCTGGATGCTGGACAGCCTCCGCTGGAACAGAGCTTTCCTGGCACCTTTACCATGCAAAAGTTGCAGCCGCACTTGTTCCTCTCCGGCAGAGAAGCAGCGCACCTATTGGCAATATTTGCGGCGCAAAGTTTTGaaacctcccaccccaccctacagCCACGTCTGCCAGGTGGGGGACCCCATTCTGCGCTCCCTGGCTGCCCCCGTGGAGCCCTCACAGATTGCCAGTGGTGAGGTGCAGACCCTCATCCGTACTCTAGTTCGCGTAATGAGAAAAGAACAATGTGTGGGTCTCAGTGCTCCCCAAGTGGGCGTGCCACTCCAGATCTTTGTGGCGGAGTTCCCTGAGAGGCTCTATCATGAGCACACCCCCAGTATGCGCCAGGCTTGCCAGATGGCCCCTTTCCCCCTGCGTGTGGTAGTGAATCCATCCATGAGAGTGCTGGACTCCCAACTGGTCTCTTTCCCCGAGGGCTGTCAAAGCATCAGTGGATTCTCTGCTTGTGTTGCCAGATACCAAGCTGTGGCAGTTTCCG gTCTGAATGAAGTCGGGGAGCAGTTTAGCTGGCCAGCAAGTGGCTGGGCAGCCCGCATCATCCAGCATGAGATGGACCATCTGCAGGGTGTGTTGTATATTGACAAGATGGTCAGCAGGACTTTTGTGAATCTGCAGTGGGAACAGCTAAATGAGTAA